One genomic region from Actinocatenispora thailandica encodes:
- a CDS encoding carbohydrate ABC transporter permease — MAEPNPSTVDKPVAARPRRRIGAGKIVVYLVLILALIPVVFPIYYAFVGSVMPGGDLASSPPRIFPSGFRWSNVTGVFDSIPLGRQYLNSVVQAGIITIAQLITSIFAAYAFALMPMWGRRYLFGAFMATLMVPAESIIIPNYLHIGDWHLLTSGFGVLVGLVLPFLANMFGTFLLRQAFLQFPSELRDAATMDGCGHLRFLWRILVPLARPSIAAAGVYIFLTAWNQYFWPLLVTRSASQQTLQIGITQLRNAEVGDLGLVVAGAALSVIPTLLIVIFGQRYIVRGLTAGAVR; from the coding sequence ATGGCCGAACCGAACCCCTCCACTGTGGACAAACCGGTGGCCGCCCGGCCGCGGCGGCGGATCGGCGCCGGCAAGATCGTGGTCTACCTGGTGCTGATCCTGGCGCTGATCCCGGTCGTCTTCCCGATCTACTACGCGTTCGTCGGCAGCGTGATGCCCGGCGGCGACCTGGCCTCCTCCCCGCCGCGGATCTTCCCCAGCGGGTTCCGCTGGTCCAACGTCACCGGCGTGTTCGACTCCATCCCGCTCGGCCGGCAGTACCTCAACTCGGTGGTGCAGGCCGGAATCATCACGATCGCGCAGCTGATCACGAGCATCTTCGCGGCGTACGCGTTCGCGCTGATGCCGATGTGGGGCCGCCGCTACCTGTTCGGCGCCTTCATGGCCACCCTGATGGTGCCGGCCGAGTCGATCATCATCCCGAACTACCTGCACATCGGCGACTGGCACCTGCTGACGTCCGGCTTCGGGGTGCTGGTCGGTCTGGTGCTGCCGTTCCTGGCCAACATGTTCGGCACCTTCCTGCTGCGCCAGGCGTTCCTGCAGTTCCCCAGCGAGCTGCGGGACGCCGCCACCATGGACGGCTGCGGCCACCTGCGGTTCCTGTGGCGCATCCTGGTACCGCTGGCCCGGCCGTCGATCGCCGCCGCCGGGGTGTACATCTTCCTCACCGCGTGGAACCAGTACTTCTGGCCGCTGCTGGTGACCCGCAGCGCCTCCCAGCAGACCCTGCAGATCGGCATCACCCAGCTGCGCAACGCCGAGGTCGGCGACCTCGGCCTGGTCGTGGCCGGGGCCGCCCTGTCGGTCATCCCGACCCTGCTGATCGTCATCTTCGGCCAGCGCTACATCGTCCGCGGCCTCACCGCCGGCGCGGTGCGCTGA
- a CDS encoding ABC transporter substrate-binding protein — translation MRSAKIRRGLAARALVGAAALALTATMAACGGSDSGTNSTDAPGADALKGAKSPVTVEFWHSMKGANVTALKQIVDKFNAAHQGKIVVKPLYVGEYDDAIAKYKTAVQQKNTPELIQVYDIGSRFMIDSKQTVPMYKFIAKDKWDASAIEPNIASYYQFDGKQWSMPFNSSMPLLYINKDLFKKAGLDPNKPPKNLDEIEADAKKLTDKKKNIVGFNAAIYGWYLEQLMATNGDQYCNDDNGRKGLASKVNFAGPDGIKLAQWWTTMVKKGYASNTGRTTDAAQQAFKSGTVAMELESTGELRDFINGSKGKFSVAAAPFPRLTGNGAPDGGTIIGGASLWIDGIGHTDAQKRASWEFVKFASSPAMQASWHTGTGYFPVNSKALDEPTDKAWVKQYPQFNVAVQQLHSAKPSIASSGCALGVMPQARQAAEEGLEKTITSGDPSTAAANMKAAADSLAKPIADYNRAVQK, via the coding sequence ATGAGATCAGCCAAGATCCGGCGCGGCCTCGCGGCGCGCGCCCTGGTCGGCGCCGCCGCGCTGGCACTGACCGCCACGATGGCCGCCTGCGGCGGCAGCGACTCCGGCACCAACTCCACCGACGCGCCCGGCGCCGACGCCCTCAAGGGCGCCAAGTCGCCGGTGACGGTGGAGTTCTGGCACAGCATGAAGGGCGCCAACGTCACCGCGCTCAAGCAGATCGTGGACAAGTTCAACGCCGCGCACCAGGGCAAGATCGTGGTCAAGCCGCTGTACGTCGGCGAGTACGACGACGCGATCGCCAAGTACAAGACCGCGGTGCAGCAGAAGAACACGCCGGAACTGATCCAGGTGTACGACATCGGGTCCCGCTTCATGATCGACTCGAAGCAGACCGTGCCGATGTACAAGTTCATCGCCAAGGACAAGTGGGACGCCTCCGCGATCGAGCCGAACATCGCGAGCTACTACCAGTTCGACGGCAAGCAGTGGTCGATGCCGTTCAACTCCTCGATGCCGCTGCTGTACATCAACAAGGACCTGTTCAAAAAGGCCGGGCTGGACCCGAACAAGCCGCCGAAGAACCTCGACGAGATCGAGGCGGACGCGAAGAAGCTGACCGACAAGAAGAAGAACATCGTCGGCTTCAACGCCGCCATCTACGGCTGGTACCTCGAACAGCTGATGGCCACCAACGGCGACCAGTACTGCAACGACGACAACGGCCGCAAGGGCCTCGCCAGCAAGGTGAACTTCGCCGGCCCGGACGGCATCAAGCTCGCCCAGTGGTGGACCACCATGGTCAAGAAGGGGTACGCCTCGAACACCGGCCGCACCACCGACGCGGCGCAGCAGGCGTTCAAGTCCGGTACCGTCGCGATGGAGCTGGAGTCCACCGGCGAGCTGCGCGACTTCATCAACGGCTCGAAGGGCAAGTTCAGCGTCGCCGCCGCGCCGTTCCCGCGACTGACCGGCAACGGTGCGCCCGACGGCGGCACCATCATCGGCGGCGCCAGCCTGTGGATCGACGGCATCGGCCACACCGACGCGCAGAAGCGCGCCTCCTGGGAGTTCGTCAAGTTCGCCTCGTCCCCGGCGATGCAGGCCAGCTGGCACACCGGTACCGGCTACTTCCCGGTCAACAGCAAAGCGCTGGACGAGCCGACCGACAAGGCGTGGGTGAAGCAGTACCCGCAGTTCAACGTCGCGGTGCAGCAGCTGCACTCGGCGAAGCCGTCGATCGCCAGCTCCGGCTGCGCGCTCGGCGTCATGCCGCAGGCCCGGCAGGCCGCCGAGGAGGGCCTGGAGAAGACCATCACCTCCGGCGACCCGAGCACCGCGGCGGCCAACATGAAGGCCGCGGCCGACTCGCTGGCCAAGCCGATCGCCGACTACAACCGCGCGGTGCAGAAGTAG
- a CDS encoding MGMT family protein: MELPDNADAVLTVVEAIPPGRVMSYGAIADVVCARGGVASARSVGTVMARYGAAVCWYRVVNSVGRTPPGHELRARALLAAEGVPFRGDRVDMRAAAWYPAD, from the coding sequence ATGGAGCTGCCCGACAACGCGGACGCGGTGTTGACGGTCGTCGAGGCGATCCCGCCCGGCCGGGTCATGTCGTACGGGGCGATCGCCGACGTGGTGTGCGCGCGCGGCGGCGTGGCGTCGGCGCGCTCGGTCGGTACGGTGATGGCCCGCTACGGTGCCGCGGTGTGCTGGTACCGGGTGGTCAACTCGGTGGGGCGGACGCCGCCGGGGCACGAGCTGCGGGCCCGGGCGCTGCTCGCCGCGGAGGGCGTGCCGTTCCGCGGCGACCGGGTGGACATGCGGGCCGCCGCCTGGTACCCGGCGGACTGA
- a CDS encoding class I SAM-dependent methyltransferase: protein MHASQYNHMAETMSRYLPKGRHLDVVELGSATSPNQLVTHRALFEGIDHSYFGVDVRDGNNVDAVMPKPYTIPVKSGRADVVVSGSVFEHIPMPWASILEVARILRPGGLFFFTAPSRGHKHTGVDCWRYYPDGVRALATASRLTLRHVHTHYPPKSDGRLDYARIAVDDYWGDTVAVLQKPVKYAPTMRFIRPVVRWWANRASRLGPLGDTPDPATRCSVVRDRAAGPWDEVLEQAKARAGQSADETAAAGRS from the coding sequence GTGCATGCGTCGCAGTACAACCACATGGCCGAGACGATGTCGAGGTACCTGCCGAAGGGGCGACATCTGGACGTCGTGGAACTCGGGTCCGCCACGTCACCGAACCAGCTGGTCACCCATCGTGCCCTGTTCGAGGGCATCGACCACTCGTACTTCGGCGTCGACGTGCGGGACGGCAACAACGTCGACGCGGTGATGCCCAAGCCGTACACGATCCCGGTGAAGAGCGGCCGCGCCGACGTCGTCGTGTCGGGTTCGGTGTTCGAGCACATCCCGATGCCCTGGGCGTCGATCCTGGAGGTCGCCCGGATCCTCCGGCCCGGCGGGCTGTTCTTCTTCACCGCGCCGTCGCGGGGGCACAAGCACACCGGCGTGGACTGCTGGCGCTACTACCCGGACGGGGTCCGGGCGCTCGCGACGGCGTCCCGGCTGACCCTCCGGCACGTGCACACGCACTACCCGCCGAAGAGCGACGGCCGGCTCGACTACGCGCGGATCGCGGTCGACGACTACTGGGGCGACACGGTCGCGGTGCTGCAGAAACCGGTCAAGTACGCCCCGACCATGCGGTTCATCCGTCCGGTGGTGCGCTGGTGGGCCAACCGTGCCTCCCGGCTGGGGCCGCTGGGCGACACCCCCGATCCGGCGACGCGCTGTTCGGTCGTCCGGGACCGGGCGGCGGGGCCGTGGGACGAGGTGTTGGAGCAGGCCAAGGCGCGGGCGGGGCAGTCCGCGGACGAGACCGCGGCTGCTGGCCGATCCTGA
- the moeZ gene encoding adenylyltransferase/sulfurtransferase MoeZ yields the protein MFDERQPVPEPRRRPVSLPPLVEPAAELSVDEVRRYSRHLIIPDVAMDGQKRLKNAKVLCVGAGGLGSPALLYLAAAGVGTLGVIDFDTVDESNLQRQIIHGVSDVGKSKAQSAKESIAEINPLVEVVVHDEQLTIDNVMDIFAGYDLIVDGTDNFATRYMVNDAAVLLGKPYVWGSIYRFDGQASVFWAEHGPCYRCLYPVPPPPGMVPSCAEGGVLGVLCASIGSIQVNEAIKLITGIGDPLVGRLMVYDALEMSYRDIKVRKDPNCPLCGEHPTQTALLEDYEDFCGAVSDEATEAVQGSTITATELKEWQDAGKDFLLVDVREQAEFEIIRIPGSVLIPKGDILSGEALASLPQDRQIVLHCKSGVRSAEALAALKAAGFADAVHVQGGVLAWQAQVDPSLPTY from the coding sequence ATGTTCGATGAACGTCAACCCGTACCCGAGCCACGGAGGAGACCCGTGTCGCTCCCACCGCTCGTCGAGCCCGCCGCGGAGTTGTCCGTGGACGAGGTCCGGCGCTACTCCCGGCATCTGATCATTCCGGACGTCGCCATGGACGGCCAGAAGCGGCTGAAGAACGCGAAGGTGCTGTGTGTCGGCGCGGGCGGGCTCGGCTCTCCGGCGCTGCTCTACCTCGCGGCGGCCGGTGTCGGCACCCTCGGCGTGATCGACTTCGACACCGTCGACGAGTCGAACCTGCAGCGCCAGATCATCCACGGCGTGTCCGACGTGGGCAAGTCGAAGGCGCAGTCGGCGAAGGAGTCGATCGCCGAGATCAACCCGCTGGTCGAGGTCGTGGTGCACGACGAGCAGCTGACCATCGACAACGTGATGGACATCTTCGCCGGTTACGACCTGATCGTGGACGGCACCGACAACTTCGCCACCCGGTACATGGTGAACGACGCGGCGGTGCTGCTCGGCAAGCCGTACGTGTGGGGGTCGATCTACCGGTTCGACGGGCAGGCCAGCGTGTTCTGGGCCGAGCACGGCCCCTGCTACCGCTGCCTGTACCCGGTGCCGCCGCCGCCCGGGATGGTGCCGTCCTGCGCCGAGGGCGGGGTGCTCGGCGTGCTGTGCGCCTCGATCGGCTCGATCCAGGTGAACGAGGCGATCAAGCTGATCACCGGGATCGGTGACCCGCTGGTCGGCCGGCTGATGGTGTACGACGCGCTGGAGATGTCCTACCGCGACATCAAGGTGCGCAAGGACCCGAACTGCCCGCTGTGCGGCGAGCACCCGACCCAGACCGCGCTGCTGGAGGACTACGAGGACTTCTGCGGCGCGGTGTCGGACGAGGCGACCGAGGCCGTGCAGGGGTCGACGATCACCGCCACCGAGCTGAAGGAGTGGCAGGACGCCGGCAAGGACTTCCTGCTGGTCGACGTGCGGGAGCAGGCCGAGTTCGAGATCATCCGGATCCCCGGCTCGGTGCTGATCCCGAAGGGCGACATCCTGTCCGGCGAGGCGCTGGCGTCGCTGCCGCAGGACCGGCAGATCGTGTTGCACTGCAAGTCCGGGGTGCGCTCGGCGGAGGCGCTGGCGGCGTTGAAGGCGGCCGGGTTCGCCGACGCGGTGCACGTGCAGGGCGGCGTGCTGGCCTGGCAGGCCCAGGTGGATCCGAGTCTGCCGACGTACTGA
- a CDS encoding DUF3152 domain-containing protein — protein MSAPTRPRPRSGAAARVDARLLARQRMLRRRRRTFLLVVLLVAVVVVAVDLVQGGTRDPRHGASAVAKSPSTVPSGAPVSHHHSASPTPSASASAETVRYPKDGSGKFVTAPGTSKVYGRSGTLLRFQVEVETDIKGIDVSAFADRVVAILGNKQGWTAGGDWRFQRVGPGASADFVLHLVTPGTRDRMCHDDPDGYTSCRYEDSVMINVSRWVHGVPYYKNLDDYRDYAIGHEVGHRLGHGHQLCPGKGKKAPTMQQQTLGMHGCVPNPWPYPNGKLYQGPEGDYSQADIPKDPSSYYTG, from the coding sequence ATGTCAGCACCGACGCGCCCACGTCCACGCAGCGGGGCGGCAGCCCGGGTCGACGCCCGGCTGCTCGCCCGGCAGCGGATGCTGCGTCGTCGCCGGCGGACGTTCCTGCTGGTGGTGCTGCTGGTTGCGGTGGTCGTGGTGGCCGTCGACCTGGTCCAGGGCGGGACCAGGGATCCGCGGCACGGTGCCTCCGCGGTGGCGAAGTCGCCGAGTACGGTGCCGAGCGGCGCCCCGGTGAGTCACCACCACAGCGCGTCACCGACGCCGAGCGCGTCGGCGAGCGCCGAAACGGTGCGGTACCCGAAGGACGGGTCCGGGAAGTTCGTCACCGCGCCCGGCACCAGCAAGGTGTACGGCCGCTCCGGCACGTTGCTGCGGTTCCAGGTCGAGGTGGAGACCGACATCAAGGGCATCGACGTGTCGGCGTTCGCCGACCGGGTGGTGGCGATCCTCGGCAACAAGCAGGGCTGGACGGCCGGCGGTGACTGGCGGTTCCAGCGGGTCGGGCCGGGCGCGTCGGCCGACTTCGTGCTGCACCTGGTCACGCCCGGCACCCGGGACCGGATGTGCCACGACGACCCGGACGGCTACACCTCCTGCCGGTACGAGGACAGCGTGATGATCAACGTGTCCCGCTGGGTGCACGGCGTGCCGTACTACAAGAATCTCGACGACTACCGCGACTACGCGATCGGTCACGAGGTGGGGCACCGGCTCGGCCACGGTCACCAGCTGTGCCCGGGCAAAGGCAAGAAGGCGCCGACGATGCAGCAGCAGACGCTGGGCATGCACGGCTGCGTGCCGAACCCGTGGCCGTACCCGAACGGCAAGCTCTACCAGGGCCCGGAGGGCGACTACTCGCAGGCCGACATCCCGAAGGACCCGTCGAGCTACTACACCGGCTGA
- a CDS encoding alpha/beta fold hydrolase: MRKAAMAAAGLVPDRPVTAWPVRKLWVRGLASRMRVVGEPGGTPIAYVHGLGGSALDWTLLGGLLAPRRGYALDLPGFGGSAPLRRCTLPALAEHVAGWLAALDGPVHLVGNSLGGAVTVRVAAAHPELVRSLTLISPAMPFHRPWQSQLGPLVPAAWLPGAALALSASMRRLGPAGLTRQSLDSCMAQPGTVTAELLDAFVAEAGEWLTTRWHAEAYLRTFRALLVDFLRAGTDTLWSAVARIAVPTLVVWGRDDRLVPVRLADRLAATGPDVRLLTLDGVGHVAQLENPRTVARALLALVTESDRAASDRDGGDRAASGRDGGDRDGAVGADSRAGVPGEGGRARGPATGGGARGPATGGRAGGPGGAGEDRPR, translated from the coding sequence GTGCGGAAGGCGGCGATGGCGGCGGCGGGGCTGGTGCCGGACCGGCCGGTCACCGCGTGGCCGGTGCGCAAGCTGTGGGTGCGCGGGCTGGCCAGCCGGATGCGGGTTGTCGGCGAACCGGGCGGCACCCCGATCGCGTACGTGCACGGGCTCGGCGGTTCGGCGCTGGACTGGACGCTGCTGGGCGGGCTGCTCGCGCCGCGCCGCGGGTACGCGCTGGACCTGCCCGGGTTCGGCGGCAGCGCGCCGCTGCGCCGCTGCACGCTGCCGGCACTGGCCGAGCACGTCGCGGGCTGGCTGGCGGCACTCGACGGCCCGGTGCACCTGGTCGGCAACTCGCTGGGCGGGGCGGTCACGGTGCGGGTCGCGGCGGCCCACCCGGAGCTGGTGCGCAGCCTGACCCTGATCTCGCCGGCGATGCCGTTCCACCGACCGTGGCAGTCGCAGCTCGGCCCCCTGGTGCCGGCGGCGTGGCTGCCGGGCGCGGCGCTGGCGCTGTCGGCGTCGATGCGCCGGCTCGGCCCGGCCGGCCTGACCCGGCAGTCGCTGGACAGTTGCATGGCGCAGCCCGGTACGGTCACCGCCGAGTTGCTGGACGCGTTCGTCGCCGAGGCCGGCGAGTGGTTGACCACCCGCTGGCACGCCGAGGCGTACCTGCGGACGTTCCGGGCGCTGCTGGTCGACTTCCTGCGTGCCGGTACCGACACGCTCTGGTCGGCGGTCGCCCGCATCGCCGTGCCGACGCTGGTGGTGTGGGGCCGCGACGACCGGTTGGTGCCGGTCCGGCTGGCCGACCGGCTGGCCGCCACCGGCCCGGACGTCCGGCTGCTCACCCTCGACGGCGTCGGCCACGTCGCCCAGCTGGAGAACCCGCGTACCGTGGCGCGTGCGCTGCTCGCCCTCGTCACCGAAAGCGACCGGGCCGCCAGCGACCGGGACGGCGGTGACCGGGCCGCCAGCGGCCGGGACGGCGGTGACCGGGACGGCGCGGTCGGTGCCGACAGCCGGGCCGGCGTGCCGGGCGAGGGCGGTCGGGCCCGTGGCCCCGCAACGGGCGGTGGGGCCCGCGGCCCCGCAACGGGCGGTCGGGCCGGCGGCCCCGGCGGGGCGGGCGAGGACCGGCCACGATAG
- a CDS encoding response regulator — protein MIRVLIVDDEALVRSGLRLILSAAEDILVVAEAADGAAAVAAVRRHRPDVVLMDVRMPGTDGLTAAEQLRALPARPHVIMLTTFDEDEYVHRALRAGAVGFLLKDTPPTELAGAVRTVAAGNAMLAPTVTRRLLDTFDDRYAGPAVAASARLDVLTDREREVADEVAEGRSNAEIARRLGTTEATVKTHVSRILAKLGLDNRVQAAILVRDAAHR, from the coding sequence ATGATCCGGGTGCTGATCGTCGACGACGAGGCGCTGGTGCGCTCCGGGCTGCGGCTGATCCTGTCCGCGGCCGAGGACATCCTGGTGGTGGCGGAGGCGGCGGACGGCGCGGCGGCGGTGGCCGCGGTTCGCCGGCACCGGCCGGACGTGGTGCTGATGGACGTCCGGATGCCCGGCACGGACGGGCTCACCGCGGCCGAGCAGCTGCGCGCGTTGCCGGCCCGACCGCACGTGATCATGCTGACCACTTTCGACGAGGACGAGTACGTGCATCGGGCGCTGCGCGCCGGCGCGGTCGGCTTCCTGCTCAAGGACACCCCGCCGACCGAGCTGGCCGGCGCGGTCCGCACCGTCGCGGCGGGCAACGCGATGCTCGCGCCGACCGTCACCCGGCGGCTGCTGGACACCTTCGACGACCGGTACGCCGGCCCGGCGGTGGCGGCGAGCGCCCGCCTCGACGTGCTCACCGACCGGGAGCGGGAGGTGGCCGACGAGGTGGCGGAGGGCCGGTCCAACGCCGAGATCGCGCGCCGGCTGGGTACCACCGAGGCGACGGTCAAGACGCACGTCAGCCGGATCCTGGCGAAGCTGGGCCTGGACAACCGGGTGCAGGCCGCGATCCTGGTCCGCGACGCCGCCCACCGCTGA
- a CDS encoding sensor histidine kinase has product MQYVAGRAAGGAIFEAASRAVVRWSPLLVGIGVFAFATAGLDLGPIPADAKHGWLLAGCAGCGVVAGLARWRLWPLFVLAPIALVGALLWPPTVVAAFYAGYRLRGRRLLAFGAAAVVVEAASVLVNQLIGGYRAVWGSISNTLLEVVVFVALPMILGLWLAARRGLLDELRDRAERAEREQAARAEAARSTERARIAREMHDVVAHRVSLMVLHAGAIEVTATDAGVSAEAALIRTTGRAALTDLRAVLGVLRTRTGESGTAPQPGLAELPALVEQSRSAGVPVTLEVDAASARAPDTVRRAAYRVVQEALTNVHKHAGRVETVVRVGLAAGGLTVEVRNEPPTEPVEPAVSGRLGLAGLRERVALLGGECHAGADPDGGFTVRAVLPVPAGTAAA; this is encoded by the coding sequence ATGCAGTACGTGGCGGGCCGGGCGGCGGGCGGGGCGATCTTCGAGGCGGCCAGCCGTGCGGTGGTTCGGTGGTCGCCGCTGCTGGTCGGGATCGGCGTGTTCGCGTTCGCCACCGCCGGGCTGGATCTCGGCCCGATCCCGGCGGACGCCAAGCATGGCTGGCTGCTGGCCGGCTGCGCGGGGTGCGGCGTGGTCGCCGGCCTGGCCCGCTGGCGGCTGTGGCCGCTGTTCGTGCTGGCCCCGATTGCGCTGGTCGGCGCGCTGCTGTGGCCGCCGACGGTGGTCGCCGCGTTCTACGCCGGCTACCGGCTGCGGGGCCGGCGGCTGCTGGCCTTCGGCGCCGCTGCGGTGGTGGTCGAGGCGGCGTCGGTGCTGGTCAACCAGCTGATCGGGGGCTACCGCGCGGTGTGGGGGAGCATCTCGAACACGCTGCTGGAGGTGGTGGTGTTCGTGGCGCTGCCGATGATCCTCGGGCTGTGGCTGGCGGCCCGCCGGGGCCTGCTCGACGAGCTGCGGGACCGGGCGGAGCGGGCCGAACGCGAGCAGGCGGCGCGCGCCGAGGCGGCCCGGTCCACCGAACGGGCCCGGATCGCCCGGGAGATGCACGACGTGGTGGCGCACCGGGTGTCGCTGATGGTGCTGCACGCCGGCGCGATCGAGGTGACCGCCACCGACGCCGGGGTGAGCGCCGAGGCGGCGCTGATCCGTACCACCGGGCGGGCGGCGCTGACCGACCTGCGTGCCGTGCTCGGCGTGCTGCGCACCCGCACCGGCGAGTCCGGTACCGCGCCGCAGCCCGGGTTGGCCGAGTTGCCGGCGCTGGTCGAGCAGTCCCGGTCCGCCGGGGTGCCGGTGACGCTGGAGGTCGACGCCGCGTCCGCTCGAGCGCCGGACACGGTGCGGCGGGCCGCGTACCGGGTGGTGCAGGAGGCGCTGACCAACGTGCACAAGCACGCCGGCCGGGTCGAGACCGTGGTGCGGGTCGGGCTCGCCGCCGGCGGCCTGACCGTCGAGGTCCGCAACGAACCGCCGACCGAGCCGGTGGAACCGGCGGTGTCCGGCCGGCTCGGCCTCGCCGGGCTGCGCGAGCGGGTGGCGCTGCTCGGCGGCGAGTGCCACGCCGGGGCCGACCCGGACGGTGGCTTCACCGTTCGTGCGGTGCTGCCGGTGCCGGCCGGGACGGCGGCGGCATGA
- a CDS encoding alpha/beta hydrolase family protein, protein MSGRASRSLARRAIGAVALAGLLGPVAVAPAATATAAPAHQFDGGGALALPAPTGRYPVGVDRIDLVDAGRTDPWVPSAGPRRLKVTLRYPTAHRHGGPAPYLGAAESAALLTADHLTAVPPDALSHVRTHSYAGTAPLPGRRPLVVLSPGFTQPAATLTAVAEDLASRGYLVAAVDHRYESVATTYPGGQLDTCEACGAAGSDVVASRVADIRFVLDELTGRQPAWRWARRIDASRIALVGHSVGGATASAAMAADRRIDAGINMDGTPHVPAPAGGLHRPFLLFGSSAHHLPGDDGKWDALAGKLTGWHRWLTVTGSEHFTFTDLTLLNDQLGLPPLAAVGGARSVRLTRRYVAAFVDRQLRGRYEPILDHPNPADPEIVFHR, encoded by the coding sequence GTGTCCGGCCGCGCATCCAGGTCGCTCGCCCGGCGGGCGATCGGTGCGGTGGCCCTGGCCGGGCTGCTCGGCCCGGTGGCGGTGGCGCCGGCGGCGACGGCCACCGCGGCGCCGGCACACCAGTTCGATGGTGGCGGCGCGCTCGCGCTGCCGGCGCCGACCGGCCGGTACCCGGTGGGCGTCGACCGGATCGACCTGGTGGACGCCGGCCGCACCGACCCCTGGGTGCCGTCGGCCGGGCCGCGGCGGCTCAAGGTGACGCTGCGGTACCCGACGGCACACCGGCACGGCGGGCCGGCGCCGTACCTCGGCGCGGCGGAGTCGGCGGCGCTGCTGACCGCCGACCACCTGACGGCGGTGCCGCCGGACGCGCTGAGCCACGTCCGTACCCACTCCTACGCCGGCACCGCGCCGCTGCCTGGCCGGCGGCCGCTGGTCGTGCTGTCTCCCGGGTTCACCCAGCCGGCGGCGACGCTGACCGCGGTCGCCGAGGACCTCGCCAGCCGCGGCTACCTGGTCGCGGCGGTCGACCACCGGTACGAGTCGGTCGCCACCACCTATCCGGGCGGCCAGCTGGACACCTGCGAGGCCTGCGGCGCGGCGGGTTCCGACGTGGTGGCCAGCCGGGTCGCCGACATCCGCTTCGTGCTGGACGAGCTGACCGGCCGGCAGCCGGCGTGGCGGTGGGCACGCCGGATCGACGCGTCCCGGATCGCCCTGGTCGGGCACTCGGTCGGCGGCGCGACCGCGTCCGCCGCGATGGCCGCCGACCGGCGCATCGACGCCGGGATCAACATGGACGGCACCCCGCACGTACCGGCACCAGCGGGCGGGCTGCACCGACCGTTCCTGCTGTTCGGGTCCTCGGCGCACCACCTGCCCGGCGACGACGGCAAGTGGGACGCGCTGGCCGGCAAGCTGACCGGCTGGCACCGGTGGTTGACCGTCACCGGTTCCGAGCACTTCACGTTCACCGATCTCACGCTGCTCAACGACCAGCTGGGGCTGCCGCCGCTCGCCGCGGTCGGCGGGGCGCGTTCGGTGCGGCTGACCCGGCGGTACGTGGCCGCCTTCGTCGACCGCCAGTTGCGCGGCCGGTACGAACCGATCCTGGACCACCCGAACCCGGCCGACCCGGAGATCGTCTTCCACCGCTGA
- a CDS encoding P1 family peptidase, producing MGRAREAGVPLGGLPTGTHNAITDVPGVLVGHETLHAGDAVRTGVTAVSPGPGSAFRDKFPAAVAVFNGFGKAAGLSQITELGVLETPIVLTNTLAVGAAHEGLVRHALAGHDEIGVTTGTVNPLVLECNDGWLNDIRGLHVRPEHVARALTAAGPGPVAEGPVGAGTGMVCFGWKGGIGTASRRVADHTVGALVLTNHGRPAELTIAGVPVGATVRPEPVRRAPEWTRGAGSCVVVLATDAPADARQLGRLARRAAVGLARGGSVIQHGSGEYAVAFSTANRVPHVPAGPTRATTVLAEEGPVLDVLFTAVAEATAEAVVNSLFAGARTAGARGHVIEALPVDRVLPLLRR from the coding sequence ATGGGCCGGGCGCGGGAGGCCGGGGTGCCGCTGGGCGGGCTGCCCACCGGTACCCACAACGCGATCACCGATGTGCCCGGCGTGCTGGTCGGGCACGAGACGCTGCACGCCGGCGACGCCGTACGCACCGGGGTGACCGCGGTGTCGCCCGGCCCGGGTTCGGCGTTCCGGGACAAGTTCCCGGCCGCGGTCGCGGTGTTCAACGGGTTCGGCAAGGCGGCCGGGCTGAGTCAGATCACCGAGCTGGGCGTGCTGGAGACCCCGATCGTGTTGACCAACACGCTCGCGGTCGGCGCCGCGCACGAGGGGCTGGTGCGGCACGCGCTGGCCGGGCACGACGAGATCGGCGTGACCACCGGCACGGTCAACCCGCTGGTGCTGGAGTGCAACGACGGCTGGCTCAACGACATCCGCGGGCTGCACGTCCGGCCGGAGCACGTGGCCCGGGCGCTCACCGCGGCGGGTCCCGGCCCGGTCGCCGAGGGCCCGGTCGGCGCGGGTACCGGGATGGTCTGTTTCGGCTGGAAGGGCGGCATCGGCACGGCGTCCCGGCGGGTGGCCGACCACACCGTCGGCGCGCTGGTGCTGACCAACCACGGCCGGCCGGCGGAGCTGACGATCGCCGGCGTACCGGTCGGCGCGACGGTGCGGCCCGAACCGGTGCGGCGGGCGCCGGAGTGGACTCGCGGCGCCGGCTCCTGCGTGGTGGTCCTGGCCACCGACGCGCCGGCCGATGCCCGGCAGCTGGGCCGGCTGGCCCGGCGGGCCGCGGTGGGCCTGGCCCGCGGCGGCAGCGTGATCCAGCACGGCAGCGGCGAGTACGCGGTGGCGTTCAGCACCGCGAACCGGGTGCCGCACGTGCCGGCCGGGCCGACGCGGGCGACGACCGTCCTGGCCGAGGAGGGGCCGGTGCTGGACGTGCTGTTCACCGCGGTCGCCGAGGCGACCGCGGAGGCGGTGGTCAACTCGCTGTTCGCCGGGGCGCGCACCGCCGGGGCGCGCGGCCACGTGATCGAGGCGCTGCCGGTGGATCGGGTGCTGCCGCTGCTGCGGCGCTGA